A genomic window from Candidatus Nomurabacteria bacterium includes:
- a CDS encoding S1 RNA-binding domain-containing protein, with the protein MSTKVTMDDLLTQHEVTALKAGDVVEATISTIKKHEIWLDLGPRGIGVVMRREIGNQKLEEGQVVSASVVDPEMEEGHALLSLKKAVKDRGWDELARVAEAEEVIEVTAYDANRGGLLIELEGIRGFMPVSQLSADHYPRVSGADKDEILQKLNALINKPLRVRILDASRKDNKLIFSEKAAIKDDMQARFAELNVGDVVEGAVTGVIDFGAFVNVDGIEGLIHISEISWERVEDPRKYVKNGEVIKAKVIAIDKDRLSLSIKQLSEDPWLHDVDQFKKGQTVEGTITRITPFGAFVQLTPAVEALVHVSEITNGEEDAVDPEKIFKLDEKKQFKVLEINKEARKIALSLKDA; encoded by the coding sequence ATGTCAACTAAGGTAACCATGGACGACCTATTAACGCAGCACGAAGTGACTGCGCTCAAAGCTGGTGATGTTGTAGAAGCAACTATCAGCACCATAAAAAAGCATGAAATTTGGCTAGACCTAGGCCCACGAGGCATTGGTGTAGTCATGCGCCGAGAAATTGGTAATCAAAAATTAGAAGAAGGCCAAGTGGTAAGTGCCAGTGTGGTAGACCCAGAAATGGAAGAAGGCCACGCACTACTCAGCCTTAAAAAAGCTGTCAAAGACCGCGGTTGGGATGAACTCGCCCGCGTTGCAGAGGCAGAAGAAGTTATAGAAGTAACCGCATACGATGCTAATCGTGGTGGTTTACTAATAGAGTTAGAAGGTATACGTGGCTTTATGCCAGTAAGCCAACTTAGTGCAGATCACTACCCACGGGTGAGTGGTGCAGACAAAGACGAAATCTTGCAAAAGCTTAATGCGCTTATTAATAAGCCACTAAGAGTACGCATTTTAGATGCTAGCCGCAAAGATAACAAACTTATCTTTAGCGAAAAAGCAGCTATTAAAGACGACATGCAAGCACGTTTTGCCGAACTAAATGTTGGCGACGTTGTAGAAGGAGCCGTAACAGGTGTCATAGATTTTGGAGCGTTTGTTAATGTAGACGGTATAGAAGGGCTTATTCATATTTCTGAGATATCTTGGGAACGTGTAGAAGACCCACGTAAATACGTTAAAAATGGCGAAGTTATTAAAGCTAAGGTGATTGCCATTGATAAAGACCGGCTGAGCCTGAGTATCAAACAGTTATCTGAAGACCCGTGGTTACACGATGTTGATCAGTTCAAAAAAGGCCAAACCGTAGAAGGTACTATTACACGAATTACACCATTTGGTGCGTTTGTGCAGCTTACGCCCGCGGTAGAAGCATTGGTACATGTATCAGAAATTACCAATGGCGAAGAAGATGCTGTAGACCCAGAAAAAATCTTTAAACTAGATGAAAAGAAACAGTTTAAAGTGTTAGAGATTAACAAAGAGGCTCGCAAAATTGCGTTAAGCCTCAAAGATGCATAA
- a CDS encoding translation initiation factor IF-2 codes for MARTIEITEQITVGALADKLSLPASKLITELFKNGIMVTINETIDAETAQIIKDELGLDIELVVKKVDVVAETLATRERKVSDKAVQRPPVVAVMGHVDHGKTSLLDVIRSSHVVDKEAGGITQHISAYQVEHNKRKITFLDTPGHEAFAALREHGARLTDVAIIVIAADDGIKPQTLEAIRFARKAGVHMVVAATKIDKPGANIELLKQQLAEQEMLPEEWGGNTIVVGVSSKTKEGLDKLLDMVLLVADIEELKADTDVPAEGLIIESHMEHGKGPIAVALVEQGTLKRGDFVVAGDTYAKVRVLESTTHGVLQQAPPSTPVVIIGFKALPEFGESFSTVSSEKEARNAAEAYHISHAASAMRSNMSSKDLIRLINQKTKQQELNIVVKADVQGSLTSVVDALKTLDTDEVAIRIVGSSVGSVTENDIRMAASSNAIIYGFHVSMPQSVKQLASRDNVRVRLFKVIYELIDDTRAEMSNLLAPEEVITEQGRLVVRGVFKTTKTELICGGEVTKGQLVIPAFANIYRDDTQLAKDLVVTNLKHGPTDTKLVSQGEMCGISIETTARLDIQEGDRIELYTSETHERTL; via the coding sequence ATGGCACGAACGATTGAAATTACCGAACAAATTACTGTTGGCGCCCTCGCTGATAAGCTGTCTTTACCGGCATCTAAACTAATTACAGAGCTGTTTAAGAATGGCATCATGGTGACTATAAACGAAACTATCGATGCTGAAACAGCCCAGATAATTAAAGATGAACTAGGCTTAGATATAGAGCTTGTTGTAAAAAAAGTAGACGTTGTGGCAGAGACATTGGCAACGCGCGAACGCAAAGTATCTGATAAAGCGGTGCAACGACCACCAGTTGTGGCCGTAATGGGCCATGTAGACCATGGCAAAACAAGCTTGCTAGACGTTATTCGTAGTAGCCATGTAGTAGATAAAGAAGCAGGTGGTATAACCCAACACATATCTGCGTACCAAGTAGAACATAACAAGCGTAAAATTACCTTTTTGGACACGCCAGGGCACGAAGCCTTTGCCGCTTTGCGGGAACACGGGGCTCGTTTAACAGACGTAGCTATTATTGTGATAGCAGCCGACGATGGCATAAAACCACAAACGCTAGAGGCGATACGGTTTGCTCGTAAAGCCGGCGTGCATATGGTTGTAGCCGCTACCAAAATTGACAAACCGGGCGCAAATATAGAGCTTTTAAAGCAGCAGCTTGCCGAACAAGAAATGTTACCAGAAGAGTGGGGTGGTAATACTATTGTTGTAGGAGTGTCATCAAAGACTAAAGAAGGCCTCGATAAACTACTAGACATGGTGCTACTTGTAGCAGACATAGAAGAGCTCAAGGCAGATACCGATGTACCTGCAGAAGGCTTGATTATAGAATCGCACATGGAACATGGCAAGGGGCCAATTGCTGTTGCGCTTGTAGAGCAAGGTACCCTAAAGCGAGGCGATTTTGTAGTGGCTGGCGATACGTATGCAAAAGTACGTGTTCTAGAATCTACAACACATGGTGTATTACAACAGGCACCTCCATCTACACCAGTAGTCATTATTGGCTTTAAGGCGCTGCCAGAATTTGGCGAAAGTTTTAGTACTGTTTCATCTGAAAAAGAAGCAAGGAATGCTGCAGAAGCTTACCATATATCGCATGCCGCTAGTGCCATGCGTAGCAACATGTCGAGCAAAGATTTAATACGGCTGATTAACCAAAAAACCAAACAACAAGAACTAAATATTGTTGTAAAAGCAGACGTGCAAGGATCTTTGACATCTGTTGTAGATGCCCTTAAAACGCTAGACACAGACGAGGTTGCGATACGCATTGTTGGATCTAGTGTTGGCAGTGTAACAGAAAACGATATCCGTATGGCAGCCAGCAGTAATGCAATTATTTATGGTTTTCATGTAAGTATGCCACAAAGCGTCAAGCAACTCGCCTCGCGCGATAACGTACGGGTAAGATTGTTTAAGGTTATATATGAATTAATTGACGATACCCGCGCCGAAATGAGTAACCTCCTTGCACCAGAAGAAGTGATTACAGAACAGGGTAGATTAGTTGTTCGGGGAGTATTTAAAACAACCAAGACTGAACTCATTTGTGGTGGTGAAGTCACAAAAGGCCAACTTGTCATACCAGCCTTTGCCAACATCTATCGTGATGATACGCAGCTTGCCAAAGATTTAGTTGTCACCAACTTAAAGCATGGCCCAACCGACACCAAGCTCGTTAGTCAGGGCGAAATGTGTGGCATTAGTATAGAAACCACTGCGCGCCTAGACATACAAGAAGGCGATCGTATAGAACTTTACACCAGCGAAACCCACGAACGCACCCTGTAA
- a CDS encoding ROK family protein translates to MILAIDIGGSKTLIAPCDEQGNPVQEIKFPTPQKYSDFKKELAANVVAITTDYNLVVAAVPGKLDRQNGIALAFGNLPWKNVPIRADIAKITGKKTLIENDANLAGLSEANRIKPLPHVALYITISTGIGTGVITDGVLDPDFFDAEGGNMLLEHEGKLQIWEKFASGRAIVAKYGKRASEINDPKAWQDIAKLFAIGIVDLTCVLDPDIIIIGGGVGTHFKKYGAYLQSYIKEITPVLVATPKIVPAQAAEEAVVYGCAVLAKQYAQRS, encoded by the coding sequence ATGATATTAGCAATAGACATTGGGGGGTCAAAAACACTCATTGCCCCATGCGACGAACAAGGTAATCCAGTACAAGAAATTAAGTTTCCTACGCCACAAAAATATAGCGATTTTAAAAAAGAATTGGCTGCTAACGTTGTGGCAATAACAACTGATTATAATCTGGTAGTGGCTGCTGTACCTGGCAAGCTAGACAGGCAAAATGGCATTGCCCTTGCCTTTGGCAATTTGCCATGGAAGAACGTACCCATTCGGGCAGATATCGCCAAAATTACTGGCAAAAAAACACTCATAGAAAACGATGCAAACTTGGCTGGTCTTTCAGAAGCAAACCGTATAAAACCACTACCACACGTCGCGCTGTACATAACTATTAGTACTGGTATCGGAACCGGCGTCATTACAGACGGTGTGCTAGACCCTGACTTTTTTGACGCAGAAGGTGGCAATATGCTGCTGGAACATGAAGGCAAATTACAAATATGGGAAAAGTTCGCAAGCGGCAGAGCCATTGTTGCAAAATATGGCAAACGTGCATCAGAAATAAATGACCCAAAAGCGTGGCAAGACATAGCCAAGCTATTTGCCATTGGTATCGTAGATCTTACATGCGTTCTTGACCCAGATATCATTATTATAGGCGGTGGCGTAGGTACTCATTTTAAAAAATATGGTGCCTATTTACAGAGTTACATTAAAGAAATAACACCGGTGTTAGTAGCCACACCAAAAATCGTGCCTGCACAAGCAGCAGAAGAAGCTGTCGTGTATGGGTGTGCGGTACTTGCAAAACAGTATGCCCAGCGTAGCTAA
- a CDS encoding nucleoside monophosphate kinase, with amino-acid sequence MIIVVGVAGSGKSTQSKLLATVQGWHWISMGKLLRSSLTGDLEKEMNSGRLLNDNEVEAILETELRKIAGSHKIILDGFPRRVAQTEWLLSTAHAINEKVEAIVHLKAHEEVVLERLLHRGRPDDKPAAINERFLEYEKDIKPLLQVFANKGIPIIEVNGEQPAEVVHADIKKGVVAAGISL; translated from the coding sequence ATGATAATCGTCGTAGGGGTTGCTGGATCTGGCAAGAGCACACAGAGTAAGTTACTGGCCACTGTACAGGGCTGGCATTGGATTTCTATGGGCAAGCTACTAAGAAGTAGCTTGACTGGTGATTTAGAAAAAGAAATGAATAGTGGCAGGCTGCTGAATGATAACGAAGTAGAAGCAATTTTAGAAACAGAACTACGCAAGATTGCTGGTAGTCACAAAATAATATTAGACGGGTTTCCGCGCCGAGTTGCACAGACTGAATGGCTGCTATCTACGGCGCATGCTATTAATGAAAAAGTTGAAGCGATAGTTCATTTAAAAGCGCATGAAGAAGTCGTGCTAGAGAGGTTGCTACACAGAGGGCGCCCAGATGACAAACCCGCAGCGATTAATGAACGGTTTTTAGAATACGAAAAAGATATTAAACCACTGCTTCAGGTATTCGCAAATAAAGGCATTCCCATTATAGAAGTAAATGGTGAGCAACCAGCCGAGGTTGTTCATGCCGATATTAAAAAAGGTGTCGTGGCAGCTGGTATTTCGCTATGA
- a CDS encoding GatB/YqeY domain-containing protein → MLDRIHNDANAALKAGDKKTTEALRLLYSALKNAQIEAGGVLSDDGAVQVIKKEMKKRIEARDLYAANDRQEQAAQEEFERNLYSQYAPADLSAEQIDAMIQTVAPMAGEANFAKIMPLVMKEAQGKADGRLVSERVKNYIENIV, encoded by the coding sequence ATGCTTGATCGTATACATAACGATGCCAATGCAGCGTTAAAGGCGGGCGATAAAAAAACTACTGAAGCACTCAGGCTTTTGTACAGTGCCTTAAAAAATGCCCAAATTGAAGCTGGTGGCGTTTTATCTGACGATGGGGCTGTGCAAGTTATCAAGAAAGAAATGAAAAAGCGTATCGAAGCACGCGATTTATATGCAGCGAACGATAGGCAAGAACAAGCAGCCCAAGAAGAATTTGAGCGGAACCTGTACAGCCAATATGCCCCCGCAGATTTATCTGCTGAGCAAATTGATGCAATGATACAGACAGTAGCGCCAATGGCTGGTGAGGCAAATTTTGCGAAAATTATGCCACTAGTTATGAAAGAAGCGCAGGGTAAAGCCGATGGCCGACTTGTTTCTGAACGCGTTAAAAACTACATAGAGAACATTGTATGA
- the def gene encoding peptide deformylase — MTAMTQNPRDLIISLPNPHLRQRSKRVGIVTNDTTKLIQTMIDATLDWEDSRKHEVGVALAAPQIDTLLRVVIIREDFEDKTNRTFTILINPEITKYEGDLIEDYEGCLSIQDIYGKVPRYNKVRVKALDANGKEFRFTAEGFLARVVQHEIDHTNGIVFIDHIKDDPAAFYKLDDEGHLEPLNYEADIKANHLLW; from the coding sequence ATGACAGCTATGACACAAAATCCGCGAGACTTAATAATATCTTTGCCAAACCCCCACCTTCGGCAACGTTCAAAACGCGTTGGTATCGTCACCAATGACACTACCAAGCTCATCCAAACGATGATTGACGCGACCCTCGATTGGGAAGACAGTCGCAAACACGAAGTCGGTGTCGCCCTCGCTGCGCCGCAAATAGATACCTTGCTACGCGTTGTTATCATTAGGGAAGATTTCGAAGACAAAACAAACCGCACATTTACCATCCTTATAAATCCGGAAATTACAAAATACGAAGGTGATCTTATAGAAGATTACGAAGGATGTCTAAGCATTCAAGATATTTACGGAAAAGTTCCCCGCTATAATAAAGTGCGCGTTAAAGCGCTAGATGCCAATGGCAAAGAATTTCGCTTTACGGCAGAGGGCTTTTTGGCACGCGTTGTCCAACACGAAATAGACCACACCAACGGAATTGTTTTTATAGATCATATAAAAGACGACCCTGCCGCATTTTATAAACTAGATGACGAAGGGCATTTAGAACCGCTTAATTATGAAGCAGACATTAAAGCCAACCATCTTCTTTGGTAG
- the priA gene encoding primosomal protein N' has product MTYIEVSIAAPFTGRKFYTYESVNIIDIGTIVQIPFGTKKSLGIVRNIVKKPTFKTKPIQQITPLIVSAKSLQLLRWMEHFYPYDFGEITNLFIPQNALTKSRSASSVRPKVTATIQPKLTKDQTEALQIIQSNQHVLLHGDTGTGKTRVYLDYANSVLAQGKSVLILTPEIGLTPQLKQTIAAACPYPLHVVHSQNTPAYRKLIWQTAAANTEPAVFVGPRSSLFLPYQNLGLVVIDEAHDNSYKSMQSPKYNAVYVAAQLAKVHKAHFIQSTATPNVADYAAIQNHQVPIARMTTIAVGPIKASGQVIDLRDKQLFTKHRLIADELLRAIEDALQNGEQTMLFINRRGSARIVQCNACGHIRACPTCGLPLTYHHDTHKMSCHICNQTYHATSQCAACGSADLLYFSPGTKGLEQEIQSLFPKARVIRFDLDVSAKDTIQRKLSGLQTGAYDIIIGTQLISKGFDLPHLSVVGVLNADSGFSIPDFRAEEITFQQIYQVTGRVGRGHTLSKFFIQTRQPTHPVIEAALHRNWQDFYDYELHKRKLFTYPPFAYLAVLSITKKTKATAQKIAQKTYDLLNNTSQLELLGPTPSYHETSHGGYTWQILAKSTSRATLVAALVSLPSEWSIDIDPTSVL; this is encoded by the coding sequence ATGACATATATCGAGGTGAGTATCGCGGCACCTTTTACTGGTAGAAAATTTTACACCTACGAATCAGTCAATATAATTGATATTGGAACAATTGTACAAATACCCTTTGGCACAAAAAAGTCGCTCGGTATCGTAAGAAACATAGTCAAAAAACCAACGTTTAAAACCAAGCCTATACAACAGATTACGCCGCTTATTGTTTCTGCCAAGTCACTACAACTACTGCGCTGGATGGAGCATTTTTACCCATACGACTTTGGTGAAATTACCAATTTATTTATCCCTCAAAATGCATTAACAAAATCACGCAGTGCGTCAAGCGTACGTCCCAAAGTAACAGCAACCATCCAACCTAAGCTCACGAAAGATCAAACAGAAGCTCTGCAGATTATACAAAGTAATCAGCACGTTTTGCTGCATGGTGATACCGGCACTGGCAAAACACGAGTGTATTTAGACTATGCGAACAGCGTACTTGCCCAAGGTAAATCGGTACTTATTTTAACACCAGAAATAGGGCTCACACCTCAGCTAAAACAAACGATTGCCGCTGCCTGCCCATATCCACTCCATGTGGTGCATTCACAAAATACACCAGCGTACAGAAAGTTAATATGGCAAACGGCGGCTGCAAACACAGAACCTGCTGTATTTGTTGGGCCACGCTCAAGCTTGTTTCTGCCGTACCAAAATCTTGGGCTCGTTGTCATAGACGAAGCTCATGATAATTCATATAAAAGCATGCAAAGTCCAAAATATAATGCAGTTTATGTGGCAGCCCAGCTTGCAAAAGTTCATAAAGCACATTTTATACAAAGTACTGCAACGCCAAACGTAGCAGATTACGCAGCGATACAAAATCACCAAGTACCTATCGCCCGAATGACAACAATTGCCGTTGGTCCTATCAAGGCTTCTGGCCAGGTAATAGATTTACGCGATAAACAACTTTTTACAAAACATCGTCTTATAGCAGATGAGCTACTACGTGCAATTGAAGACGCTTTACAAAACGGCGAACAAACCATGCTTTTTATTAATCGCCGTGGCAGTGCACGAATTGTGCAGTGTAATGCATGTGGCCATATACGTGCCTGCCCTACGTGCGGATTGCCACTCACCTATCATCACGATACTCACAAAATGTCCTGCCATATTTGCAATCAAACCTACCACGCCACAAGCCAGTGCGCAGCGTGTGGTTCGGCTGATTTATTATATTTTTCGCCAGGGACAAAAGGTCTCGAACAAGAAATTCAAAGCCTATTTCCTAAGGCACGTGTTATACGGTTTGACCTTGATGTATCCGCAAAAGACACCATACAACGCAAACTAAGCGGCTTACAAACCGGCGCTTACGATATTATTATTGGCACCCAACTTATTAGTAAAGGGTTCGATTTACCCCACCTAAGTGTTGTGGGGGTGCTCAACGCTGATAGCGGCTTTTCTATTCCTGATTTTAGGGCAGAAGAAATCACCTTTCAGCAAATTTATCAGGTAACAGGTAGGGTTGGTAGAGGCCATACTTTGAGCAAATTTTTTATTCAAACAAGACAACCAACCCACCCTGTTATAGAAGCTGCCCTGCATAGAAATTGGCAAGATTTTTACGATTACGAACTGCACAAAAGAAAACTCTTTACCTACCCACCATTCGCGTATTTAGCGGTGCTTAGTATTACCAAAAAAACCAAGGCGACTGCGCAAAAAATAGCCCAAAAAACCTACGATTTATTAAATAACACAAGCCAACTAGAGCTGCTTGGGCCAACACCCAGCTACCATGAAACCTCGCACGGTGGCTATACCTGGCAAATACTCGCTAAGTCAACGTCTAGGGCAACCCTTGTAGCGGCACTCGTAAGCTTGCCTAGTGAATGGAGTATCGATATTGACCCCACTAGCGTTTTATAA
- the rpsU gene encoding 30S ribosomal protein S21: MIQVTKKDVRESTESLIRRFNRKVQQAGVLAVVKQLQYHEKPISKRDRRTKAIIRNERKAQKNKRAKLGLR; this comes from the coding sequence ATGATCCAAGTTACTAAAAAAGATGTGAGAGAGTCCACCGAAAGCCTTATTAGGCGTTTTAATCGTAAGGTGCAGCAAGCTGGCGTTTTGGCAGTAGTGAAGCAATTGCAATATCATGAAAAGCCAATCAGCAAGCGCGATCGTCGTACCAAAGCAATTATTCGTAACGAACGCAAAGCACAAAAGAATAAGCGAGCCAAACTAGGCTTACGGTAA
- a CDS encoding winged helix-turn-helix transcriptional regulator, producing MLDVFITSRVRRKIIVVYAKFPDFKTHVRGLAKLIKEDAGNIQRELKRLEKVGFLTSEKQGNTKIYSTNKNFPIFKELQGIVLKSQRANQRPTSAGQLRRP from the coding sequence ATGTTAGATGTTTTTATTACTTCTCGGGTCCGCAGAAAAATCATAGTTGTCTATGCTAAATTTCCTGATTTTAAAACCCATGTCCGTGGCCTTGCAAAACTTATTAAAGAAGACGCTGGGAATATTCAGCGTGAATTAAAACGCTTAGAAAAAGTAGGTTTTTTAACAAGCGAAAAGCAAGGGAACACGAAAATATATTCTACGAATAAGAATTTTCCAATATTTAAAGAGTTGCAAGGTATTGTGCTAAAAAGCCAACGTGCTAACCAGCGTCCGACGTCTGCAGGTCAATTACGGCGGCCATAA